In the Chryseobacterium sp. MYb264 genome, one interval contains:
- a CDS encoding type II toxin-antitoxin system RelE/ParE family toxin → MENGYNIFWTPNALSELEQTIEYLQNNFTDKEIKKLVHKLESITEIISKNPNIFPKSEDKNIHKAVILEFNTMYYRVRKENIEILSFFSNRQSPQKKKF, encoded by the coding sequence AACATTTTCTGGACTCCCAATGCTTTAAGTGAATTAGAGCAAACAATAGAATATCTTCAAAATAATTTCACCGATAAAGAAATCAAGAAGCTCGTTCATAAACTTGAAAGTATCACAGAAATTATTTCTAAAAACCCTAACATATTTCCAAAATCCGAGGATAAAAATATTCATAAAGCAGTCATTCTCGAATTCAATACCATGTATTATCGTGTAAGAAAAGAAAATATTGAAATCTTATCTTTCTTCTCTAACAGACAATCTCCTCAAAAGAAAAAATTTTAA